The following is a genomic window from Pyxidicoccus trucidator.
GAGCGCGGCGGTCTCCGCGCTCTCGTCCGCCACGGCCCCACCGCAACCGGACATCAGTCCCGCCAGCAGCACGCTTCCCAGCAGTCGCTTCGCCTGCATGTGTTCCTCCTGGAGTGAGCTTCACGGCTGTGCAGCGCTTCCAGGGTAGCAGGCTTCGAGCAGGCGGGTGCGCGCCGTGTGGCTGGCGGCGGCTCAGCCCTTCGACGTGTGCGCGGGCGCGGAGGAGATGTCCGCGTTCTCCCCCTCGCCACCCGCGGTGCCGTCCGCTCCGTAGGAGAGGATGACGGGCCTGCCGCCCTCGTTGAGGTACACGTAGTCGTTCTGCCAGGGGTCCTTGGGGAGCTGCTCCAGCGTCCGGTTCTCCACCAGCGCGCCGAGCCCGGCGCTGGTGTCCGGGAAGCGGCCCGTCTTCGCGTAGTGGAGCTTGAGCGCCGTTTCGATGCTCTTGATGTCCAGCGCGGCCCGGTCCTCCCTGGCGTCTCCCAGCGCGGGGATGACGGCCACACCAACGGCCGCGGCGATGAGGCCGAGGATGGTAATCACCACCATGATTTCGATGAGCGTCATGCCGCGGCTGCGACGGCGCTGCTGCTTGGGCTTGTTTGGATTCATGACTGTTCTTCACCTCATGTGACGTTCTGGCAGGCCCCGCTTCGCCGCTCGTGTCGCCGGGTCCTTCAGCTCCCTGGCTCCGCGCATGGCGCTGCCCCCGAGGGCCCCCCAC
Proteins encoded in this region:
- a CDS encoding type II secretion system protein GspG, with product MNPNKPKQQRRRSRGMTLIEIMVVITILGLIAAAVGVAVIPALGDAREDRAALDIKSIETALKLHYAKTGRFPDTSAGLGALVENRTLEQLPKDPWQNDYVYLNEGGRPVILSYGADGTAGGEGENADISSAPAHTSKG